The Thermodesulfobacteriota bacterium genome includes a region encoding these proteins:
- a CDS encoding 2-hydroxychromene-2-carboxylate isomerase, whose protein sequence is MEKPNFEFWFEFASTYSYLSVSRIDEISKTHGVSVEWKPFLLGPIFKSQGWDTSPFNIYKAKGDYMWKDIERICEKYNIAFTKPSVFPQNGLLAARIALAYENESWVSEFTKRVFSANFTEDKDISDQGVLEPILSSFELEPDQIIARAKSQENKDALRERTELAVSKGIFGAPTFAIEGEIFWGND, encoded by the coding sequence ATGGAAAAGCCAAATTTTGAGTTCTGGTTTGAATTCGCAAGCACATATTCATACCTCTCAGTCAGCAGGATAGATGAGATTTCCAAGACACACGGAGTTAGTGTAGAGTGGAAGCCATTTTTGTTGGGTCCAATCTTTAAGAGTCAGGGTTGGGACACTTCGCCTTTTAATATTTACAAGGCCAAAGGCGATTATATGTGGAAGGATATCGAGCGTATATGCGAAAAGTACAACATTGCTTTTACTAAGCCCTCGGTGTTTCCTCAAAACGGTCTTTTGGCAGCCCGCATAGCACTTGCGTATGAGAATGAGAGTTGGGTATCAGAATTTACAAAAAGGGTGTTCAGCGCAAATTTTACAGAAGATAAAGACATATCAGATCAAGGGGTTTTAGAGCCTATTTTAAGTTCTTTTGAGCTTGAGCCGGATCAAATCATTGCCAGAGCTAAGTCACAGGAAAACAAGGATGCACTAAGAGAGCGCACTGAGCTCGCAGTGTCCAAAGGTATATTCGGCGCACCTACTTTTGCTATTGAAGGTGAAATCTTTTGGGGCAACGATAG